The Ciona intestinalis chromosome 11, KH, whole genome shotgun sequence genome has a segment encoding these proteins:
- the LOC100185912 gene encoding calcium-transporting ATPase type 2C member 1 isoform X2 — MSMLHQRLNGMVSFNTKEHTMVDMDTYTGSKPLLSSARSNELNSSLSNSYKKKPIPRKDSRSNIGEMKDLWGIKAAEAAELSVDEVSQQLQADTKWGLSDGEVSRRRKTHGFNEFEIKPDDPLWKKYIMQFKDPLILLLLASAVVSIVMKQYDDALSIAIAIIIVVSVAFVQEYRSERSLEELTKLVPPSCTCMRGGKLEKFLARNLVPGDNVHFSVGDRIPADIRLYEAVDLLIDESSFTGETEPVNKVTEVMATSAGGKSQTNRFNVAFMGTLVRNGSGKGIVISTGENSEFGEVFRMMQAEDPPKTPLQNSMGDLGKLLSFISFCIIGAIMLLGWIQQRPLLDMFTIGVSLAVAAIPEGLPIVVTVTLALGVMRMARKKAIVKKLPIVEALGCVNVICSDKTGTLTKNEMTVTQIYTADQVVAEVSGVGYNDDGDVTVYDQVVTANSHPLIATAVQIGAICNNSRIHDNTLLGQPTEGALLALAMKMGLGEYRNRFTRVSELPFTHDRKWMSVTCYDNIDVNQREIVYVKGAVERVLSQCDTFLCGKEGDSPASLPLTKATMENYLEQAKFMGSTGLRVLALASGSSMGNLTFAGLVGILDPPRPGIKEAVRVLSAADVSVKMITGDAKETAVSIATRLGIYSRGGMVMSGSDIEGYDLSQLADRIEHVEVFYRASPKHKLKIVKALQERDLVVGMTGDGVNDAVALRKADVGVAMGTAGTDVCKEAADMILVDDDLSTIMAAIEEGKGIFYNIRNFVSFQLSTSIAALSLVALSTLFKLPNPLNAMQILWINIIMDGPPAQSLGVEPVDKDVIRRPPRKVKDPIVTKELIAKVLVSATVIVVGTLYIFWREMRDNIITPRDTTMTFTCFVFFDMFNALGCRSQTKSIFKIGFFQNKMFLIAVGGSVLGQFLVIYFPPLQAVFQTEALGFLDIVLLLGISSSVFIVSEIWKQLFDFTMKQRRKKSFKKFADFELV; from the exons ATGAGTATGTTACACCAGCGCCTGAATGGAATGGTTTCATTTAATACTAAGGAACACACAATGGTAGACATGGACACATACACT GGTTCGAAACCTCTGCTTTCTTCAGCAAGGAGCAACGAACTTAATTCAAGTCTTTCCAATTCTTACAAG AAGAAACCGATTCCACGTAAAGATTCACGTTCCAACATCGGTGAAATGAAGGATTTGTGGGGAATCAAAGCGGCTGAAGCTGCTGAGTTGTCTGTGGATGAG GTGAGCCAGCAACTACAAGCGGATACGAAATGGGGATTAAGCGATGGTGAAGTTAGTAGAAGGAGAAAAACTCATGGATTTAATGAATTTGAAATCAAACCAGATGACCCGCTGTGGAAGAAATACATTATGCAG TTTAAAGACCCCCTCATTCTACTACTTCTTGCATCAGCTGTTGTTAGCATTGTGATGAAACAATATGATGATGCGCTAAGTATCGCCATAGCGATCATTATTGTGGTATCGGTTGCTTTCGTACAAGAATATAGATCAGAGAGGTCATTAGAAGAACTGACGAAACTTGTGCCACCATCTTGTACTTG TATGAGAGGAGGCAAACTTGAGAAGTTTCTTGCTAGGAACCTCGTGCCTGGTGATAACGTTCATTTCTCTGTTGGTGATCGAATACCTGCAGATATTCGCCTCTATGAG GCTGTTGATCTTCTCATTGATGAAAGCAGTTTCACTGGCGAGACCGAACCCGTGAACAAAGTTACTGAGGTTATGGCGACATCTGCTGGTGGAAAGTCGCAAACCAATCGGTTTAATGTTGCTTTTATGGGGACTCTGGTTAGGAATGGGAGTGGCAAG GGCATAGTAATAAGCACGGGTGAGAACTCCGAGTTTGGTGAAGTATTCCGTATGATGCAAGCAGAAGATCCACCTAAAACACCACTTCAAAACTCTATGGGGGACTTGGGGAAATTATTGTCATTTATATCATTCTGTATTATTG gagCCATTATGTTGCTTGGATGGATACAACAACGCCCTCTGCTGGACATGTTTACCATCGGCGtcag CCTTGCAGTAGCTGCCATACCTGAAGGTCTACCCATTGTTGTCACGGTAACACTGGCCCTGGGAGTCATGAGAATGGCAAGGAAAAAAGCGATCGTGAAGAAATTGCCAATTGTAGAAGCTTTAG GTTGTGTGAATGTAATATGTTCTGACAAGACAGGAACGCTGACCAAGAATGAAATGACCGTCACACAAATCTACACAGCTGACCAAGTTGTAGCAGAG GTATCTGGAGTTGGTTACAATGATGATGGAGATGTCACTGTGTACGACCAGGTTGTCACCGCAAACTCACACCCTCTGATAGCTACTGCAGTACAG ATTGGTGCGATTTGCAACAACTCTCGTATCCATGACAACACGTTGTTGGGACAACCAACAGAGGGCGCTCTACTCGCTCTCGCTATGAAG ATGGGGTTGGGTGAATACCGCAACAGATTCACTCGCGTATCGGAGTTACCGTTCACTCATGATAGAAAGTGGATGTCAGTGACTTGCTATGATAATATTGATGTG aATCAAAGAGAGATAGTATATGTGAAAGGAGCTGTTGAAAGAGTTCTCAGTCAGTGTGATACCTTCCTGTGTGGTAAGGAGGGGGATTCCCCTGCATCGCTACCACTCACCAAAGCCACCATGGAAAACTATTTGGAGCAAGCAAAATTTATGGGGAGCACAGGGTTAAGAG TCCTTGCACTGGCCAGTGGGAGCAGCATGGGAAACCTCACTTTTGCTGGGTTGGTTGGAATATTAGATCCACCACGTCCGGGGATCAAGGAAGCCGTGCGAGTTTTATCCGCTGCCGATGTTTCAGTGAAGATGATAACGGGGGATGCAAAGGAGACGGCTGTTTCTATTG CTACACGACTTGGTATATACTCCCGAGGTGGAATGGTGATGTCAGGATCCGATATTGAAGGTTACGACCTTAGTCAACTGGCTGATCGTATCGAGCACGTGGAGGTTTTCTACAGAGCAAGCCCTAAGCATAAACTGAAGATTGTTAAA GCATTGCAAGAGCGCGACCTAGTGGTAGGAATGACAGGCGACGGGGTAAACGACGCTGTTGCGCTTCGTAAAGCTGATGTTGGTGTTGCCATGGGAACAGCGGGAACGGATGTTTGTAAAGAAGCCGCGGATATGATTCTTGTGGATGATGATTTATCTACTATTAT GGCAGCCATAGAGGAAGGGAAAGGAATCTTCTACAATATTCGGAACTTTGTCAGTTTTCAACTCAGCAC GAGTATTGCAGCATTGTCACTAGTGGCGCTATCCACATTATTTAAACTCCCCAACCCCCTTAATGCAATGCAAATATTATGGATTAATATCATCATGGATGGCCCTCCTGCGCAAAG tttaGGGGTGGAGCCTGTAGACAAGGATGTGATTCGTCGACCCCCACGTAAGGTGAAAGACCCCATTGTGACAAAAGAATTAATCGCCAAGGTTCTTGTTTCAGCTACAGTGATAGTTGTGGGAACGTTGTATATATTCTGGAGGGAG atgcGTGATAACATCATCACGCCACGTGATACAACAATGACTTTCACATGTTTCGTGTTCTTTGATATGTTTAATGCATTGGGGTGCAGGTCCCAG ACAAAATCAATCTTCAAAATTGGTTTCttccaaaacaaaat
- the LOC100185912 gene encoding calcium-transporting ATPase type 2C member 1 isoform X1 — protein MFTDPTPPIFASGDELVQLTRGTITKEQITWRKKLHQLIFNGSKPLLSSARSNELNSSLSNSYKKKPIPRKDSRSNIGEMKDLWGIKAAEAAELSVDEVSQQLQADTKWGLSDGEVSRRRKTHGFNEFEIKPDDPLWKKYIMQFKDPLILLLLASAVVSIVMKQYDDALSIAIAIIIVVSVAFVQEYRSERSLEELTKLVPPSCTCMRGGKLEKFLARNLVPGDNVHFSVGDRIPADIRLYEAVDLLIDESSFTGETEPVNKVTEVMATSAGGKSQTNRFNVAFMGTLVRNGSGKGIVISTGENSEFGEVFRMMQAEDPPKTPLQNSMGDLGKLLSFISFCIIGAIMLLGWIQQRPLLDMFTIGVSLAVAAIPEGLPIVVTVTLALGVMRMARKKAIVKKLPIVEALGCVNVICSDKTGTLTKNEMTVTQIYTADQVVAEVSGVGYNDDGDVTVYDQVVTANSHPLIATAVQIGAICNNSRIHDNTLLGQPTEGALLALAMKMGLGEYRNRFTRVSELPFTHDRKWMSVTCYDNIDVNQREIVYVKGAVERVLSQCDTFLCGKEGDSPASLPLTKATMENYLEQAKFMGSTGLRVLALASGSSMGNLTFAGLVGILDPPRPGIKEAVRVLSAADVSVKMITGDAKETAVSIATRLGIYSRGGMVMSGSDIEGYDLSQLADRIEHVEVFYRASPKHKLKIVKALQERDLVVGMTGDGVNDAVALRKADVGVAMGTAGTDVCKEAADMILVDDDLSTIMAAIEEGKGIFYNIRNFVSFQLSTSIAALSLVALSTLFKLPNPLNAMQILWINIIMDGPPAQSLGVEPVDKDVIRRPPRKVKDPIVTKELIAKVLVSATVIVVGTLYIFWREMRDNIITPRDTTMTFTCFVFFDMFNALGCRSQTKSIFKIGFFQNKMFLIAVGGSVLGQFLVIYFPPLQAVFQTEALGFLDIVLLLGISSSVFIVSEIWKQLFDFTMKQRRKKSFKKFADFELV, from the exons ATGTTTACTGACCCCACCCCTCCAATTTTTGCATCCGGCGATGAACTTGTGCAACTTACCAGGGGAACGATTACTAAAGAACAAATTACTTGGAGGAAAAAACTTCatcaattaatatttaac GGTTCGAAACCTCTGCTTTCTTCAGCAAGGAGCAACGAACTTAATTCAAGTCTTTCCAATTCTTACAAG AAGAAACCGATTCCACGTAAAGATTCACGTTCCAACATCGGTGAAATGAAGGATTTGTGGGGAATCAAAGCGGCTGAAGCTGCTGAGTTGTCTGTGGATGAG GTGAGCCAGCAACTACAAGCGGATACGAAATGGGGATTAAGCGATGGTGAAGTTAGTAGAAGGAGAAAAACTCATGGATTTAATGAATTTGAAATCAAACCAGATGACCCGCTGTGGAAGAAATACATTATGCAG TTTAAAGACCCCCTCATTCTACTACTTCTTGCATCAGCTGTTGTTAGCATTGTGATGAAACAATATGATGATGCGCTAAGTATCGCCATAGCGATCATTATTGTGGTATCGGTTGCTTTCGTACAAGAATATAGATCAGAGAGGTCATTAGAAGAACTGACGAAACTTGTGCCACCATCTTGTACTTG TATGAGAGGAGGCAAACTTGAGAAGTTTCTTGCTAGGAACCTCGTGCCTGGTGATAACGTTCATTTCTCTGTTGGTGATCGAATACCTGCAGATATTCGCCTCTATGAG GCTGTTGATCTTCTCATTGATGAAAGCAGTTTCACTGGCGAGACCGAACCCGTGAACAAAGTTACTGAGGTTATGGCGACATCTGCTGGTGGAAAGTCGCAAACCAATCGGTTTAATGTTGCTTTTATGGGGACTCTGGTTAGGAATGGGAGTGGCAAG GGCATAGTAATAAGCACGGGTGAGAACTCCGAGTTTGGTGAAGTATTCCGTATGATGCAAGCAGAAGATCCACCTAAAACACCACTTCAAAACTCTATGGGGGACTTGGGGAAATTATTGTCATTTATATCATTCTGTATTATTG gagCCATTATGTTGCTTGGATGGATACAACAACGCCCTCTGCTGGACATGTTTACCATCGGCGtcag CCTTGCAGTAGCTGCCATACCTGAAGGTCTACCCATTGTTGTCACGGTAACACTGGCCCTGGGAGTCATGAGAATGGCAAGGAAAAAAGCGATCGTGAAGAAATTGCCAATTGTAGAAGCTTTAG GTTGTGTGAATGTAATATGTTCTGACAAGACAGGAACGCTGACCAAGAATGAAATGACCGTCACACAAATCTACACAGCTGACCAAGTTGTAGCAGAG GTATCTGGAGTTGGTTACAATGATGATGGAGATGTCACTGTGTACGACCAGGTTGTCACCGCAAACTCACACCCTCTGATAGCTACTGCAGTACAG ATTGGTGCGATTTGCAACAACTCTCGTATCCATGACAACACGTTGTTGGGACAACCAACAGAGGGCGCTCTACTCGCTCTCGCTATGAAG ATGGGGTTGGGTGAATACCGCAACAGATTCACTCGCGTATCGGAGTTACCGTTCACTCATGATAGAAAGTGGATGTCAGTGACTTGCTATGATAATATTGATGTG aATCAAAGAGAGATAGTATATGTGAAAGGAGCTGTTGAAAGAGTTCTCAGTCAGTGTGATACCTTCCTGTGTGGTAAGGAGGGGGATTCCCCTGCATCGCTACCACTCACCAAAGCCACCATGGAAAACTATTTGGAGCAAGCAAAATTTATGGGGAGCACAGGGTTAAGAG TCCTTGCACTGGCCAGTGGGAGCAGCATGGGAAACCTCACTTTTGCTGGGTTGGTTGGAATATTAGATCCACCACGTCCGGGGATCAAGGAAGCCGTGCGAGTTTTATCCGCTGCCGATGTTTCAGTGAAGATGATAACGGGGGATGCAAAGGAGACGGCTGTTTCTATTG CTACACGACTTGGTATATACTCCCGAGGTGGAATGGTGATGTCAGGATCCGATATTGAAGGTTACGACCTTAGTCAACTGGCTGATCGTATCGAGCACGTGGAGGTTTTCTACAGAGCAAGCCCTAAGCATAAACTGAAGATTGTTAAA GCATTGCAAGAGCGCGACCTAGTGGTAGGAATGACAGGCGACGGGGTAAACGACGCTGTTGCGCTTCGTAAAGCTGATGTTGGTGTTGCCATGGGAACAGCGGGAACGGATGTTTGTAAAGAAGCCGCGGATATGATTCTTGTGGATGATGATTTATCTACTATTAT GGCAGCCATAGAGGAAGGGAAAGGAATCTTCTACAATATTCGGAACTTTGTCAGTTTTCAACTCAGCAC GAGTATTGCAGCATTGTCACTAGTGGCGCTATCCACATTATTTAAACTCCCCAACCCCCTTAATGCAATGCAAATATTATGGATTAATATCATCATGGATGGCCCTCCTGCGCAAAG tttaGGGGTGGAGCCTGTAGACAAGGATGTGATTCGTCGACCCCCACGTAAGGTGAAAGACCCCATTGTGACAAAAGAATTAATCGCCAAGGTTCTTGTTTCAGCTACAGTGATAGTTGTGGGAACGTTGTATATATTCTGGAGGGAG atgcGTGATAACATCATCACGCCACGTGATACAACAATGACTTTCACATGTTTCGTGTTCTTTGATATGTTTAATGCATTGGGGTGCAGGTCCCAG ACAAAATCAATCTTCAAAATTGGTTTCttccaaaacaaaat